Sequence from the Clupea harengus chromosome 20, Ch_v2.0.2, whole genome shotgun sequence genome:
atcaaaacacatttggggggaattgatgacagagagagagtcatttttattcttaaatattgataaatgaagaaaaaattggGCTCCAGCAcaaggggcacttttctcatccaggtcaaaagggcaggtgcttgagcaccactcGGGGTcaatctgtgcacgtgcctgcttCCACGTCTCTGAATCATCAGCTGAAACGACATATTTCTTCCAGGTAGTAGTTTATTTAAACATTGTTCATACATGGTTGATATAACTCGAATTACATGCTTTTAGAAACAATGCTTATCTCTTGAAGTAGGCTATCGTAGCCAGTTAGACGCGTTAGACTAGGGAAGCGGAGATCGCAATTTTGAACATGTCATGGCACGGAGTTGAACAAGTAGGCCTAGTAGCTACTTGCATTGTTTAGCAATTCCATAAGTCCTATATTCTGCATGCTTTACCTCCGACAACATGTATGCAccttctgtcttcctttctACTCTACTTAGGCATTTGTCCGCATGTCGAAACTTTAAAAGTTATTTAAACTTATTTTGTGAGCTAATGCGGCAGATCAGCAGTTAGCAGAGTCAGTTTGAAAAGCAACCTCCATCTTAATCAATCGGGAACTTTTATTTTATCGAAGTTGAATAGCAACCTGCATTCTCACAGAGTGGAATGAATCACTTGGCATGCAAAACATAATAGCCTTTATGCTAactaatctctctcttctttaggTGTGGTCAGAATGGCGAATTATTATCGATATCTACTGCTTATGGTCCTTTGTGGCTGTCATACATGTTTCAGTGATGATTCCATCCAAAATGAGATGGGTCCTCTTGAGCTTACAGAAAACAATGGGACTCTCTATGCTACATGCAGAATGCGGCCGAATTCCAAACTCCCCACCGGCATGCCAAAGATTTATGGGCAAGTGATGTTCAAGCAGGCGCATGCTGGCGGTAATTTGAGTGTAGTCATCAACCTACATGGCTTCCCTGCTCCTGATGGACAGCACAGAGCCATCCACATCCACCAGTACGGGGACCTGAGTGAGGGCTGCTCCTCCACTGGTGGTCATTACAACCCCCTCTCAGTTAACCATCCAGACCATCCAGGAGACTTTGGCCACTTCCTGCCCTTGAATGGGAAGATTCGGCAGACACTGGATTCTGATGCCACACTCTTTGGTGGCCCATCAGTTCTTGGCAGGTCGGTGGTGGTCCGTGCCAAGGAAGATGACCTGGGTCTTGGCGGTGATGCAGGAAGCCTCCTTCATGGAAATGCTGGAGAGAGATTGGCATGCTGTGTCATTGGGATGGCAAGGCCCAAACATTAGGACCACTTTTGACGAAAACACAGGCAACTCTAATATtaaaattgaataaataaaaaaatgtaaaattgaCTGGACTTttggtatttttttaaatgtagaatTTGTAGACATTTTACCGAATTGTGTAGCTTTTCTGTCTGACCTGAATAAGTATGTCATTATACGCATGATATATGATCAATGCATAGTCCTTAAAGgtgctgttaggtgaaaattcaccctagttacctcaggactccggagctgcgtataagtatatttattagacaaacgacaacaacaattgcaatcaggctcactcccagcacaaggctgaaagtgaagcaatgataaacacatcgcacaaggtttatatagacagaagtttagcgttcagtagtagggataaccacgtgatggatctctgacgtccgaggcaaggatggaagttttgcacaaggtcggaaaaAGCAcgtatcacctctggtctaaacatgctcttgtacatatgcagactaagtggcacctaataatctaagttgtacacacacacacacacacagaaacacagaaaagccatgttcctgctttcataagcacatgattcatacaaggaatatattaatacaaggcacttgattcatatattcttaagtcattaacagtgcttggaaattatctccatcaggtgCAGTCCAACAAAAAAATTGTTTATATTTGAACTCAAGAGACAATCCAATGCACTCCTCCCTCAGTGGATGGAATAGTGTATTGTTTGGTCCAAATCCAGGGCTGAGCACTGGAGCGCACAGGCATAACGGACAGGAAGAGGACAACAACAGGCAAGACACATCTGATTGCATAGGAATACAAAATCTACATATTGCACCTTTAAAACAAGAATTGGAATTTCAAACAAACCAAAAGTATGTCATACACAGTTGTTCATGTTGTGAGCATGAGTGGAGTGAAGCATGCTGGGGTAGAAACTCAGAATGGGCTTAACTGTGCCTCCCATCGCAGAGTCCTCACTTTGCACACAAGACCAGATAAAGCCGTCAGCAC
This genomic interval carries:
- the LOC116225207 gene encoding extracellular superoxide dismutase [Cu-Zn]-like translates to MANYYRYLLLMVLCGCHTCFSDDSIQNEMGPLELTENNGTLYATCRMRPNSKLPTGMPKIYGQVMFKQAHAGGNLSVVINLHGFPAPDGQHRAIHIHQYGDLSEGCSSTGGHYNPLSVNHPDHPGDFGHFLPLNGKIRQTLDSDATLFGGPSVLGRSVVVRAKEDDLGLGGDAGSLLHGNAGERLACCVIGMARPKH